The Syngnathus typhle isolate RoL2023-S1 ecotype Sweden linkage group LG1, RoL_Styp_1.0, whole genome shotgun sequence genome includes a window with the following:
- the LOC133153848 gene encoding atlastin-3-like has product MGSKPGPVQIVTVCKEDHSFTLDEEALERVLLTPTVRDKNVVVLSVAGAFRKGKSFLLDFMLRYMYRKGDENWLGNDDEPLTGFSWRGGSEPETTGIQIWSEVFPIQKSDGSEVAVMLMDTQGAFDNRSTVKDCATIFALSTMTSSIQIYNLSQNIQEDDLQHLQLFTEYGRLALDEIFLKPFQSLMFLIRDWSFPYEYTYGFKGGNEFLEKRLQVKEAQHEELQTVREHIHSCFTNISCFLLPHPGLRVATSPTFEGQLNAVAPEFKEQLKILIPDLLHPDNLAEKEINGNKVTCRGLLEYFKAYIKIYQGEDFPRE; this is encoded by the exons ATGGGGAGCAAACCGGGCCCAGTTCAGATAGTGACGGTGTGCAAGGAGGATCACTCCTTTACGCTGGACGAGGAAGCGCTCGAGCGCGTCCTCTTGACCCCGACCGTGCGAGACAAAAATGTGGTGGTGCTTTCGGTGGCCGGCGCCTTCAGGAAGGGCAAGAGCTTCCTGCTCGACTTCATGTTGCGATACATGTACAGAAAG GGTGACGAAAACTGGCTGGGTAACGACGACGAGCCCCTGACGGGATTCTCCTGGCGAGGTGGCTCGGAACCGGAGACGACCGGCATCCAGATCTGGAGCGAGGTCTTCCCCATCCAGAAAAGTGATGGAAGCGAG GTGGCAGTAATGCTTATGGACACTCAGGGAGCTTTTGATAACCGGTCCACAGTGAAAGACTGTGCCACCATCTTTGCCCTCAGCACCATGACCAGCTCCATTCAG ATTTACAATTTGTCCCAGAACATCCAAGAAGATGACCTGCAGCACCTACAG CTTTTCACCGAGTACGGCCGGCTGGCCTTGGATGAAATCTTCCTGAAGCCTTTCCAG TCCTTGATGTTCCTCATCCGCGACTGGAGCTTCCCCTACGAGTACACGTACGGCTTTAAAGGAGGCAACGAATTCCTGGAGAAACGATTACAG GTCAAGGAGGCCCAGCACGAGGAGCTGCAAACGGTGAGGGAGCACATCCACTCCTGCTTCACCAACATTTCCTGCTTCCTGCTGCCACACCCTGGTTTGAGAGTTGCCACCAGCCCGACTTTTGAAGGACAACTTAATG CGGTGGCACCAGAGTTCAAAGAGCAGCTGAAGATTTTGATCCCCGATCTCCTGCATCCCGACAACCTGGCCGAGAAGGAGATCAATGGAAACAAAGTCAcctgcagaggcctgctggagtaCTTCAAG GCTTACATCAAGATTTACCAGGGAGAggactt CCCCCGAGAATGA